The genomic stretch TTCGTGTATCAGGAATGGCTGACCAAACTGCTGATTATTCGCTGGCGCGAACAGATGACGGCGGCGTTTATCGACAGCTGGCTGGCGAAGCGCGCCTTTTATCGCCTGTCGCTGAGCGGCCGGGTGGATAACCCGGACCAGCGCATCGCGCAGGATGTCGACCTGTTCGTCACCCAAACGGTGCGGCTGTTGGTGTCGTTTATCATCACCTTCGCCCAGCTGTTCTCGTTCCTGCTGATCCTGTGGGATCTTTCCGGCGTGCAGCAGTTCACGCTGTGGGGGCACAGCGTGACCGTCAGCGGTTATCTGGTATGGGTAGCGGTGATCTATACCTTGCTGGGCAGCCTGATTACCCAGTGGATCGGCAAACGGCTGCATGGCATCAACTACCATAAACAGCAGGCGGAAGCGGATTTCCGCGCCTCGCTGCTGCGCAAACACGACAGCGCGGAGCAGATTGCGCTGTACGGCGGCGAGCGGCAGGAAAAGCGCCAACTGGGCGGTTATTTTTCGTCGATCGTCAGCAACTGGCGTTCGCTGATGAATGCCGAGCGCAACCTGGGCCTGTTTACCGTCGGCTATACCCGCGTCAGCCTGATTGTGCCGGTATTCGCCGCGCTGCCCGCGTTTCTCAGCAAGACCGTCACGCTCGGCGGGCTGATGCAGATTCGCAGCGCGTTCGGGCAGGTGCACAGCGCGCTGAGCTGGTTTATTCGGGTGTATTACTCGCTGGTGGAACTCTCCGCCAGCATGACGCGTCTGGATCAGTTCCGGCGGGAAATCGAGGCGCATCAGGATACGGCGATACCTGTCGTACAAGGTGAGCAACTGCAGGTGGAGCGGCTCAGTTTCTCCACCCCGCAGGGACAACCGCTGCTGCGCAACGTGACGTTCCAGTGCGCGCCCGGCAGTTGGAACCGGCTTTCCGGCCACAGCGGGCTGGGGAAATCGACCCTGCTGCGCACGCTGGCCGGGTTGTGGCCCTATTACCACGGCGCCTGGCAGGCCGGGCGCGGCCATTCGTTGCTGTTGCCGCAACAAAGCTATCTGGGGCAGGGAGCGCTGGCGGAGGTAATTTGTTATCCGCGGGCGCCGCTGGACGATGAAGCGGCGTTGCGTCGGGTGTTGGATCAGGTTGGTCTGGGCGACTGGGGCGACCGATTACAGCAGCAGATGAACTGGGATCGGGTGTTCTCCGGCGGCGAACGGCAGCGGCTGGCGCTGGCGCGGGCGCTGGTCAACCGTCCGGATCACCTGTATCTGGACGAGGCCACCAGCCATCTCGACCAGCATGCGGCCCGGCACCTGCTGGGGGTGATCCGACAGGCATTGCCGGATTGCACCGTGATCGCGGTAACTCACCAGCAGGAATTGGCCGATCTGTTCCATTATCACATCGATCTGGCTGCTTTCCGCTAACCCTTCTCCCTTCGGCCGGGGTGACGTTTTTCTCGGGATGAACGTTTCCCCGGCCCGTCTGAACAATGGTAATCTTGACGGCATGTACGCGCCGTGGATTAACCGGCGCGAATTTTCACGGCACTTTCTGCCGGCGGCGCACTCAAAGAGCCAGCGCTATGGCAGGGCCGGCTCGTTGAGTCGGCGCCGTTTTATGTTGAGGAGTCGAGAGTGACAAAAGTGCGTCCGTTGTTTCTGGCTTTCCCGTTATTGCTGGCGGGGTGCAGTACCCTTTCCAGTTTTTCCTGGTCCAGTTTGTCGCCGTTCAACTGGTTCGGCCATCGTTTGACGGTATCGGACGCCGGCGTCGGGGACATTAATGCCAAAACGCCGATGCTGGAGTCAGCGTTGAACGACGCGCTGAACGGTGACTATCGCCTGCGCGGCGGTATGGAAACCCGCAACGGCAAGCTGGTATCGATCTATGAAGCGCTCAAGGATGACAGCGTCAGGCTGGAAATCAGCGGCGCGCCGAAAGGCCAGGTCAAACAGGTGGCGGTGATGGACAAGGCGATCGCCAGCGAATGGGGCGTGAAAATCGGCGATGAATTCAGTTCGCTTTACAGCAAGGCGTTTGGCCTCTGCCAGCCGGGACAAGGCGCGGATGCCCGCAGCGTTGAATGCGTGGCGCCGCAGGGTAAACACGTCAGCTACCTGTTCTCCGGCGACTGGAGCGGTCCGGAAGGGCTGATGCCGTCCGATGATATTCTCAAAAACTGGAAGGTCAGCAAAATCGTCTGGCATGCGCAGGAACGAGAATAATTAATCAGTATTATTTATTAATGCATGGCCGGGATGAGGTTGTCCCGGTTCATGCCGCCGCCGCGTTTGGCGCTGTAATGCAATTTTTATCAGATTTATTGTTGAAGTTTGTTAAAGAATTTGGCGCTTATTCTATGCTGAATTACTGAAAAATCCCCTGATGACTCACTACTTTTATTACCTTTCATCATCGTTCCCTCCACGTCCTGTTCCACTGGTTTGTCATTTCTTCTGAATATGATCCGGATCGCATCCGGTGCTGTATCTGCGCCGGCCTGACGCTAACATATAAATCTGCATACAGATTGCCGACATGAGGCGCTGTGTACGGCCGGCAGCCGACAGCGGTACCGTTGGCTGCGGATATCACCTGTACAGGAAGTCAGATGTGCGCATTCGCATCGCGTCTGGATCCGCACACCGATAATGATCAATAAGGAGTTTTGATGTCCCACATCCTGATGGCCGCGGTGGCAACGCCGGGGCATGTTTATCCTATGCTGACCATTGCCCGTCATCTGCTGACCAAAGGGCACCGGGTAACCCTGTTCAGCGGCGCGTTGTTTCGTGAGCAGGCGCAGGCCGCCGGCGTTGGATTTGTCGCGTTCGACGAACAGGGGTCCGCTTGGAAAACGGAAATTATCCTACGCTAAGCCTGTTTTTTGTACATATTACTATTCACTGAGCGTAATGCGCGGTATTTACCCTGTCCCAGTTTGAGGTTCGTTCTCCAGACGTAATCCCCGCTCAGGTTGATATGTTCCCATCCCAGTGGTGACAGATGGGTAATCAGTTGCTCATTAATCGGGATCCCTTTTCGTCTCAAAGAATCTATCGCTCTTTCTATATATACCGTATTCCACAGTGAGATCGCCGCAGTCAGCAACGTCAGACCGCTGGCTCGATAGCTCTGATTCTCCAGCCCCCGATCTCTGATTTCACCCAGCCGATGCATAAAGACCGCTCGCGCAAGGGCATTGCGAGCCTCACCTTTATTCAGCCCCGCCTGTACGCGTCGACGCAGTAAAGGATCCCTGAACCAGTCCAGCATAAACAATGACCTTTCGATGCGGCCAATCTCTCTCAGCGCCTTTGCCAGACCATTCTGCTTCGGATAGCTTGCCAGCTTTTTCATCATCAGTGATGCTGTTACCGTTCCCTGCTTTATAGAACTTGCCAGACGCAGCACCTCATGCCAGTGGGTTTCAATTTCCTTTAGATTCAGGCTGGTTGTCGAGATGATTGACTGAAGCCCCTGATACAACTCAGCTTTTCCATGAATAAACAGCCGTTTGTCATGAAGATCCCGGATCCTTGGCGCAAAAGCGAATCCGAGCAGATGCATTAGCGCAAAAACATGCTCAGTGAAACCTGCTGTGTCGGTGTAATGCTCTGTAATTTCCAGATCAGTTTCGTGGTACAGCAGACCATCAAGTACGTGTGTTGAATCCCGCACGCGGCTGATAACTTTGGTGTAAAACGGGCTGTATTGGTCCGAAATATGCGTATAAATCTGCACGCCTGGATCCTGACCGTATTTAAGATTGACCTGACCAGCATAACGCCCGTGACTCCCCACCCGAAAGTTCTGTCCATCAGACGATGACGTTGTTCCATCGCCCCAGAATGCCGCCAGAGGGCTTTTTTTCTGGGCATTGACCAACTCGGCCAGCGCAGCTGAATAGGTTTCATCCCTGATGTACCAGGCCTGAATGCCCTCGAGTGACGATTTGGTCGTTCCCGGACAGGATTCGGCCATTTTTGTCAGTCCAAGGTTGATACCATCGGCCAGGATGGTGGTCAGTAACAACTTTCTGTCTTTAGGTCTGACGTGATTGTTTTTGAGATGTGTGAAATGGCGGGTAAAACCAGTCCAGCCGTCCACTTCATCCAGCATTTCAGTAATTTTAGGGTGAGGGAGCATGCCATAAACCAGATCGCCAAAAGGGGATGCTGCTGAAGGGACACTGTTATCCAGCGGGGTAATTTTCACGCCTTTATCCGATATATCAACATCGGGTAAATCACCGGCCAGCGCCATCGCGTTAACTTCTTCCAGACGCGATGCAAGAAGCGTCAAACGGCTCTTGATGTATTCATGGCAATCGGCCGGAACAGCAAGGGGTAACTGGTTATCCCGGAGTGATTTTTCAAAATCGTCTGACGGGATCAGATAATCATCGAAATTCCTGTAGCGGCGTGACCCCTTTACCCAGATGTCACCTGAACGTAAGGCTCCCTTCAGTTCATTCAGCACGCAAAATTCGTAATATTTTCGGTCAATGCCGGTGGGGGTGATCACAACCTTTCTCCAGCTTTCCGGGATGAACCCGATTGGCGCGGAAGGCGGTACTTTTCGGAGTTGTTTTCTATACATATCTCTGACGGTATCCAATGCGTCACTGAGCTGCATTGCGGCGGGTGCAGCCCTGAACTGCAACACGGACAGCATCCGGGGGGCGTATTTACGCAGCGTACTGTATTTTTCTGTGATCAGATGCAACGGGTCGAAGTTGTCCTTACGTGACAGGAACCGCGTCTCTTCCACGCTGTTGATGAATTCCTGCCAGGGAAGGACGTCTTCTATTGCGGCCCAGGGATCTTCCCCGGACTCTCTGGCGTTAAGTAATGCCTGTCCGACGGTAACGTATTGCTTCAGTTTACTCTGAATCAGCTTTCCCGTTTGCTGGAGCCGCTCGGCCTGAGTACGTTTTGCCCTGCTGAACAGACTACTCAGAATACGCTCGTGCAGATCAATAACTTCGTCAGTCAGGGTGGATCTGGCCTCCGATATGATACAAACCAGCGAGGCATAACGGCGAACATCCGTGAATCTTGCCAGATCCCGGCTACTCATTTTCCTGCCTTCGCGTGCGAGTTTCAGGAGTCGGTTCTGGTGAACGGAAAGTGCAATGCCGTCAGGGAGTGCCAGCGACTCAATCGCATTTAACCGGTCGATATGTTGCAGGACATTTTTACCATTAATTTTTCCCGGAGGCTGGAGCAGCCAGGCCAGCCGTGAAGGTTGCTCACCCTCAGATACCAACAGACGGTCCAGTGCCGCTTTATGCCCTGGTTCAAGCTGCGCGGTAAGCGCAGAAAAAACCGCCCTGTCGGCAAGTGTTGTTGCTTCGGCCAGGGTTCGTTCGATCACTTCAACAGAGGGGAAAATAACCTTATTATTGTGGAGCCAGGAGAGCATTTCCTCCGCAAGTAAAAAACCTCTGTC from Dickeya fangzhongdai encodes the following:
- a CDS encoding ABC transporter ATP-binding protein/permease; protein product: MKPFLQAFALLCRPFWLNRRYWQSWMLLAAIVAMGGSIVYLNVRINDWSKTFYDALGAFDSGLLYRLIKEYCLYILIYIGVFVYQEWLTKLLIIRWREQMTAAFIDSWLAKRAFYRLSLSGRVDNPDQRIAQDVDLFVTQTVRLLVSFIITFAQLFSFLLILWDLSGVQQFTLWGHSVTVSGYLVWVAVIYTLLGSLITQWIGKRLHGINYHKQQAEADFRASLLRKHDSAEQIALYGGERQEKRQLGGYFSSIVSNWRSLMNAERNLGLFTVGYTRVSLIVPVFAALPAFLSKTVTLGGLMQIRSAFGQVHSALSWFIRVYYSLVELSASMTRLDQFRREIEAHQDTAIPVVQGEQLQVERLSFSTPQGQPLLRNVTFQCAPGSWNRLSGHSGLGKSTLLRTLAGLWPYYHGAWQAGRGHSLLLPQQSYLGQGALAEVICYPRAPLDDEAALRRVLDQVGLGDWGDRLQQQMNWDRVFSGGERQRLALARALVNRPDHLYLDEATSHLDQHAARHLLGVIRQALPDCTVIAVTHQQELADLFHYHIDLAAFR
- a CDS encoding RpoE-regulated lipoprotein, with amino-acid sequence MTKVRPLFLAFPLLLAGCSTLSSFSWSSLSPFNWFGHRLTVSDAGVGDINAKTPMLESALNDALNGDYRLRGGMETRNGKLVSIYEALKDDSVRLEISGAPKGQVKQVAVMDKAIASEWGVKIGDEFSSLYSKAFGLCQPGQGADARSVECVAPQGKHVSYLFSGDWSGPEGLMPSDDILKNWKVSKIVWHAQERE
- a CDS encoding Tn3 family transposase gives rise to the protein MPRRQMLSSEEKERLLIVPDDDVFLTRMCFLSEHDLALINKHRRPANRLGFAVLLCYLRGPGFPPDKSISPHDCVVFRLAAHLKVQSDLWAEYASREVTRWEHLAELYRYLELSPFNRALQKTCIRHLYPHAMRTDRGFLLAEEMLSWLHNNKVIFPSVEVIERTLAEATTLADRAVFSALTAQLEPGHKAALDRLLVSEGEQPSRLAWLLQPPGKINGKNVLQHIDRLNAIESLALPDGIALSVHQNRLLKLAREGRKMSSRDLARFTDVRRYASLVCIISEARSTLTDEVIDLHERILSSLFSRAKRTQAERLQQTGKLIQSKLKQYVTVGQALLNARESGEDPWAAIEDVLPWQEFINSVEETRFLSRKDNFDPLHLITEKYSTLRKYAPRMLSVLQFRAAPAAMQLSDALDTVRDMYRKQLRKVPPSAPIGFIPESWRKVVITPTGIDRKYYEFCVLNELKGALRSGDIWVKGSRRYRNFDDYLIPSDDFEKSLRDNQLPLAVPADCHEYIKSRLTLLASRLEEVNAMALAGDLPDVDISDKGVKITPLDNSVPSAASPFGDLVYGMLPHPKITEMLDEVDGWTGFTRHFTHLKNNHVRPKDRKLLLTTILADGINLGLTKMAESCPGTTKSSLEGIQAWYIRDETYSAALAELVNAQKKSPLAAFWGDGTTSSSDGQNFRVGSHGRYAGQVNLKYGQDPGVQIYTHISDQYSPFYTKVISRVRDSTHVLDGLLYHETDLEITEHYTDTAGFTEHVFALMHLLGFAFAPRIRDLHDKRLFIHGKAELYQGLQSIISTTSLNLKEIETHWHEVLRLASSIKQGTVTASLMMKKLASYPKQNGLAKALREIGRIERSLFMLDWFRDPLLRRRVQAGLNKGEARNALARAVFMHRLGEIRDRGLENQSYRASGLTLLTAAISLWNTVYIERAIDSLRRKGIPINEQLITHLSPLGWEHINLSGDYVWRTNLKLGQGKYRALRSVNSNMYKKQA